One stretch of Variovorax sp. 54 DNA includes these proteins:
- a CDS encoding RNA polymerase sigma factor has product MPASKTMSAAGFDLGPCFQGPFAGHGEPAGVALRAFLTANYTYLHRRLARDLGCSDQASECLHDAWLRLGDMTASEPVRSPGAYVYRTARNLAMDRLRSDRSWQYVGEWDTALDLLADQAPGPDAIAEARSAVEAVEQAMQRLSHRHRSVLVALQIEEMTRQDVADRHRISLRRVDTALRQALDYCAHASGHTVRAEGASSRRGLSRRWQEKVVAPMRASAPRPEK; this is encoded by the coding sequence ATGCCGGCAAGTAAGACGATGTCCGCGGCTGGGTTCGATCTCGGTCCTTGTTTTCAAGGGCCATTCGCGGGTCACGGTGAGCCCGCCGGCGTCGCGCTGCGGGCGTTCCTGACGGCGAACTACACGTACCTGCATCGCCGGTTGGCCCGCGATCTCGGCTGTTCCGATCAGGCCAGCGAATGCTTGCACGACGCCTGGCTGCGTCTGGGCGATATGACGGCATCGGAGCCCGTGCGCAGTCCCGGGGCCTATGTCTATCGAACGGCGCGCAACCTGGCCATGGATCGCCTGCGCAGCGATCGGTCCTGGCAGTACGTGGGCGAATGGGATACGGCACTCGATCTCCTGGCCGATCAGGCGCCCGGCCCCGATGCCATCGCCGAGGCGCGTTCGGCCGTGGAGGCCGTCGAACAGGCGATGCAGCGGCTTTCGCATCGGCATCGCTCGGTACTCGTTGCACTGCAAATCGAGGAGATGACCCGCCAGGACGTGGCAGACCGGCATCGCATCTCCTTGCGCAGAGTGGACACGGCACTTCGCCAGGCCCTGGACTACTGCGCGCATGCGTCCGGTCACACCGTGAGGGCGGAAGGCGCTTCGTCCCGACGCGGTCTTTCCCGACGATGGCAGGAGAAAGTCGTCGCCCCGATGCGTGCCAGCGCGCCACGCCCGGAGAAATGA
- a CDS encoding RNA polymerase sigma factor, whose product MTTPAAHHAAEQAARDSAERAAHNSAERAARASYGRLLAILSARTHDIAASEDALADAFARALERWPADGVPVQPDAWLLSVARHRKLDAWRHSRVQDDATQTLLLLAGEMDEAGHDADAAATVPDERLRLLFVCAHPAIDAAARAPLMLQTVLGLDAARMAGAFLTSPSALGQRLVRAKARIRAAGISFEYPQARDLPHRLRDVLDGIYAAYGTGWDDVDGADALPRGLTTEAIDLGRILCRLMPAEPEPLGLLALMLFCEARTAARRTEAGAYVPLDQQEITRWDHALLAEAEHHLRIASAMQSLGPYQLEAAIQSAHCERRAGAPVPPEVLVSLYEGLLALRPSIGAQVSLACALANARGPETGLRALDAIPSDEVASYQPFWAARAHLLAAGGARVAARQAYDRAIGLSSNGAVRAYLHAMSERA is encoded by the coding sequence GTGACCACTCCGGCGGCACACCACGCCGCCGAACAGGCGGCACGCGATTCAGCCGAACGGGCGGCCCACAATTCAGCCGAACGCGCGGCACGCGCGTCGTACGGGCGGCTGCTCGCCATCCTGTCCGCGCGCACGCACGACATCGCGGCCTCCGAAGACGCCCTGGCCGACGCCTTCGCCCGCGCGCTCGAGCGCTGGCCCGCCGACGGCGTGCCGGTGCAGCCCGACGCCTGGCTGCTGAGCGTCGCGCGGCACCGCAAGCTCGACGCCTGGCGCCACAGCCGCGTGCAGGACGACGCCACGCAGACGCTGCTGCTGCTCGCGGGCGAGATGGACGAGGCCGGCCATGACGCCGATGCTGCCGCCACCGTGCCCGACGAGCGGCTGCGCCTGCTCTTCGTCTGCGCGCACCCGGCCATCGACGCCGCCGCGCGCGCGCCGCTCATGCTGCAGACCGTGCTCGGCCTCGATGCGGCGCGCATGGCCGGCGCGTTCCTCACCTCGCCCTCCGCGCTGGGCCAGCGGCTGGTGCGCGCCAAGGCCCGCATCCGCGCGGCCGGCATCTCGTTCGAATATCCGCAGGCGCGCGACCTGCCGCACCGGCTGCGCGACGTGCTCGACGGCATCTATGCCGCGTACGGCACCGGCTGGGACGACGTCGACGGCGCCGACGCCCTGCCCCGCGGCCTCACGACCGAGGCCATCGACCTGGGCCGCATCCTGTGCCGCCTGATGCCAGCCGAACCCGAGCCGCTGGGCCTGCTCGCGCTGATGCTGTTCTGCGAGGCACGCACCGCCGCGCGCCGCACCGAAGCCGGTGCCTACGTGCCGCTCGACCAGCAGGAGATCACGCGCTGGGACCACGCGCTGCTGGCCGAGGCCGAGCACCATCTGCGCATCGCATCGGCCATGCAGTCGCTCGGGCCGTACCAGCTCGAAGCCGCGATCCAGTCGGCCCACTGCGAGCGCCGCGCCGGCGCACCGGTGCCGCCCGAGGTGCTGGTGTCGCTGTACGAAGGCCTGCTCGCGCTGCGGCCCAGCATCGGCGCGCAGGTCAGCCTGGCGTGTGCGCTGGCGAATGCGCGCGGACCCGAAACCGGGCTGCGCGCGCTCGATGCGATTCCGTCGGACGAGGTGGCGAGCTACCAGCCGTTCTGGGCGGCACGTGCGCACCTGCTCGCGGCCGGTGGTGCGCGCGTGGCGGCGCGGCAAGCGTATGACCGGGCGATCGGGTTGAGCAGCAATGGCGCGGTGCGGGCGTACCTGCACGCGATGTCGGAACGGGCTTGA
- a CDS encoding serine hydrolase domain-containing protein — MRLLPSAWCRRWLAPWLLAPWLAGAASAQLVPPSAPSAPLSLASDPAVLARTALGAERGTLVVGVLRGDKAGYGIAHNPEPLVARAVAPASAEQPMFEIGSVTKVFTGLLLAQAVERGDVALDDSVGKLLAGHAEGVPPAVAAITLRQLVTHTGCLPVMADGVTGGAALAEQFRSFDLPMFWAALARIRLTGVAAPCEARYSNFGMALLGQLLALRYGTSWGELVRARITEPLGMNDTVIPLGDKASRMAPPFAGDQRQRRFDMLAYAPASALRSTAADMLAFSRAVLAGAHGPLGPAATRLLTPLARYEGAEIGYAVMVRGPETGRRTYYHAGVTEGYRTLWLLAPDTGEALIVLASNQRAPLQPVMLAIGKSRYPVPTAEVPIDPKRLADYAGEFRVGKAQVLGFTVRDGRLLARESGKGYNGLTPTGPDRFAVTAIGAQFVFRRGDGGEVNGVTLTQGGSRLEGRRVGAAAVLQD, encoded by the coding sequence ATGCGGCTTCTGCCCTCCGCCTGGTGCCGCCGCTGGCTGGCACCCTGGCTTCTCGCGCCCTGGCTGGCGGGCGCGGCGAGCGCGCAGCTCGTACCGCCGTCCGCACCCTCTGCACCGCTCTCGCTCGCCAGCGACCCGGCCGTGCTGGCCCGCACCGCGCTCGGCGCCGAACGCGGCACGCTGGTGGTCGGCGTGCTGCGCGGCGACAAGGCCGGCTACGGCATCGCCCACAACCCCGAGCCGCTGGTGGCGCGCGCCGTTGCGCCCGCCAGCGCGGAGCAGCCGATGTTCGAGATCGGCTCGGTCACCAAGGTCTTCACCGGCCTGCTGCTGGCACAGGCCGTGGAGCGCGGCGACGTGGCGCTCGACGACAGCGTGGGCAAGCTGCTGGCCGGCCATGCCGAGGGCGTGCCGCCCGCCGTGGCCGCGATCACACTGAGGCAGCTCGTCACGCACACCGGCTGCCTGCCCGTGATGGCCGACGGCGTCACCGGTGGCGCCGCGCTGGCCGAGCAGTTCCGCAGCTTCGACCTGCCGATGTTCTGGGCCGCGCTCGCGCGCATCCGCCTCACGGGCGTTGCGGCGCCGTGCGAGGCGCGCTACAGCAACTTCGGCATGGCGCTGCTCGGGCAATTGCTGGCGTTGCGCTACGGCACCTCGTGGGGCGAGCTGGTGCGCGCGCGCATCACCGAGCCGCTGGGCATGAACGACACCGTGATCCCGCTCGGCGACAAGGCCTCGCGCATGGCGCCGCCGTTCGCGGGCGACCAGCGCCAGCGGCGCTTCGACATGCTGGCCTACGCGCCGGCCAGCGCTTTGCGCTCGACCGCCGCCGACATGCTGGCCTTCAGCCGCGCGGTTCTTGCCGGCGCCCACGGCCCGCTGGGCCCGGCCGCCACGCGCCTGCTCACGCCGCTCGCGCGCTACGAGGGCGCCGAGATCGGCTATGCCGTGATGGTGCGCGGCCCCGAGACCGGCCGGCGCACCTACTACCACGCGGGCGTCACCGAGGGCTACCGCACGCTCTGGCTGCTGGCGCCCGACACCGGCGAAGCGCTCATCGTGCTCGCCAGCAACCAGCGCGCCCCGCTGCAGCCCGTGATGCTCGCCATCGGCAAGAGCCGCTACCCGGTGCCGACGGCGGAAGTGCCGATCGATCCGAAGCGCCTGGCCGACTACGCGGGCGAGTTCCGCGTCGGCAAGGCGCAGGTGCTGGGCTTCACCGTGCGCGACGGGCGTTTGCTGGCACGTGAATCGGGCAAGGGCTACAACGGGCTCACGCCCACCGGGCCTGATCGTTTTGCGGTGACGGCCATCGGTGCGCAGTTCGTGTTTCGGCGGGGCGATGGTGGTGAGGTGAATGGGGTCACGCTGACGCAGGGTGGCAGCCGGCTTGAAGGGCGGCGCGTTGGCGCTGCTGCGGTGCTACAGGACTGA
- a CDS encoding FtsX-like permease family protein, producing the protein MRALLSTFSWQELRHHPWRNAAAVLAVMLGVALAFSVQLINASALDEFSSAVRSVNGQPDLEVRAAQGSFDEGVFGRLARRPEVALASPVLEFQGLALGGDGHQLPLRVIGVDALALPTIAPALMPQSVADADRFALFAPGHVFLNAAARQALQLPLQPVPGESLQLRSGAAWQRLAVSGHVTAGGAALAVMDIAAAQELFGQLGQLSRIDLRLAPGTDRAAFVAALEKSPDWPAGLKFAEPGDAAERVSNLSRAYRVNLTVLALVALFTGAFLVFSVLALSVAKRAQQFALLGVLGLTPRERLRLVLAESLVLGLIGSAAGLALGTALAALALRVLGGDLGGGYFEGVAPRLHWSGAAALLYGGLGVVAALVGGWWPARAAQALPEAQTLKGLGAAPAQGRHHWLALGLIGAGAALANLPAIGGIPVAAYLSVACLLVGGITALPWLIALLYDRVAPAFARRVLPMLAVERARRMRGTAAVAVSGVVASLSLAVALTVMVASFRESVTHWLDVVLPADLYVRATSGGRGSSNSGGTSSTDTATFAPAFVQALAQLPGVARTGTLRTQSLQLDPAQPAVTLIARSLEGGVARGLPLVGEALPVPPGQTGIYVSEPMVELYGAKPGSAFAPLSDAMRASTPQVFFVAGVWRDYARQFGAIAMDARDFERITGEHDVSDVALWLAPGASEAEVQAAVRELASRTLRDGAVELASVGQIRATSLRIFDRSFAVTYWLQAVAIAIGLFGIAASFSAQVLARRKEFGLLAHLGFTRRQVLAVVAGEGAAWTAIGAVAGLLLGLAVSVVLVKVVNPQSFHWSMDLLVPWVRLLALCAAVVAAGTFTAWMAGRAAAGRDVVLAVKEDW; encoded by the coding sequence ATGCGTGCATTGCTTTCGACTTTCTCCTGGCAGGAACTGCGCCACCACCCCTGGCGCAACGCGGCGGCCGTGCTGGCCGTGATGCTGGGCGTGGCGCTGGCGTTTTCGGTGCAGCTCATCAACGCTTCGGCGCTCGACGAATTCTCCAGCGCCGTGCGCTCGGTGAACGGCCAGCCCGACCTCGAAGTGCGCGCGGCGCAGGGCAGCTTCGACGAGGGCGTGTTCGGCCGGCTCGCGCGCCGGCCCGAGGTGGCGCTGGCGAGCCCGGTGCTCGAGTTCCAGGGCCTCGCTTTGGGCGGCGACGGGCACCAGCTGCCGTTGCGCGTGATCGGCGTCGATGCGCTCGCGCTGCCCACCATCGCGCCCGCGCTGATGCCGCAGTCGGTGGCCGATGCCGACCGCTTCGCGCTGTTCGCGCCCGGCCATGTGTTCCTCAACGCGGCGGCGCGCCAGGCGCTGCAGTTGCCGCTGCAACCCGTACCCGGCGAAAGCCTGCAGCTGCGCAGCGGCGCCGCGTGGCAGCGTCTCGCGGTGTCGGGCCACGTGACGGCCGGCGGCGCGGCGCTGGCGGTGATGGACATCGCGGCTGCGCAAGAGCTGTTCGGCCAGCTCGGCCAGCTGAGCCGCATCGACCTGCGACTCGCGCCGGGCACCGACCGCGCGGCCTTCGTGGCCGCACTTGAAAAGTCGCCCGACTGGCCCGCGGGCCTGAAGTTCGCCGAGCCGGGCGATGCGGCCGAGCGCGTGAGCAACCTGTCGCGCGCCTACCGCGTCAACCTCACGGTGCTGGCGCTGGTGGCGCTGTTCACGGGCGCATTCCTGGTGTTCTCGGTGCTCGCGCTCAGCGTGGCCAAGCGCGCGCAGCAGTTCGCACTGCTCGGCGTGCTGGGCCTCACGCCGCGCGAACGGCTGCGGCTGGTGCTGGCCGAATCGCTGGTGCTCGGGCTGATCGGCAGCGCGGCCGGCCTGGCGCTCGGCACCGCGCTCGCGGCCTTGGCGCTGCGCGTGCTGGGCGGTGACCTCGGCGGTGGCTACTTCGAAGGCGTGGCGCCGCGGCTGCACTGGAGCGGCGCCGCTGCGCTGTTGTACGGCGGGCTCGGCGTGGTCGCTGCGCTCGTGGGCGGCTGGTGGCCCGCGCGCGCCGCGCAGGCATTGCCCGAAGCGCAGACGCTCAAGGGCCTGGGCGCCGCACCCGCGCAGGGCCGTCACCACTGGCTGGCGCTCGGGCTCATCGGTGCGGGTGCGGCGCTGGCCAACCTGCCGGCGATCGGCGGTATTCCGGTGGCGGCGTACCTGTCGGTGGCCTGCCTGCTGGTGGGCGGCATCACCGCCCTGCCCTGGCTCATCGCGCTGCTGTACGACCGCGTGGCGCCGGCGTTTGCACGGCGCGTGCTGCCGATGCTCGCCGTCGAGCGCGCGCGCCGCATGCGCGGCACGGCGGCTGTGGCGGTGAGCGGCGTGGTCGCGAGCCTGAGCTTGGCGGTCGCGCTCACGGTGATGGTCGCGAGCTTCCGCGAATCGGTCACGCACTGGCTCGACGTGGTGCTGCCGGCCGACCTGTACGTGCGCGCCACCTCGGGCGGGCGCGGCAGCAGCAACAGCGGCGGCACCAGCAGCACCGACACCGCGACCTTCGCGCCGGCCTTCGTGCAGGCGCTGGCGCAGCTGCCCGGCGTGGCGCGCACCGGCACGCTGCGCACGCAGTCGCTGCAGCTCGACCCCGCGCAGCCCGCCGTGACGCTGATTGCGCGCAGCCTCGAAGGCGGTGTGGCACGCGGGCTGCCGCTGGTCGGCGAGGCGCTGCCCGTGCCACCCGGACAGACCGGCATCTACGTGAGCGAACCGATGGTCGAGCTGTACGGCGCGAAGCCGGGCTCCGCGTTCGCGCCGCTGTCCGATGCAATGCGCGCGTCAACGCCGCAGGTGTTCTTCGTGGCCGGCGTGTGGCGCGACTACGCGCGGCAGTTCGGTGCGATCGCGATGGACGCGCGCGACTTCGAGCGCATCACCGGCGAGCACGACGTGAGCGACGTGGCCCTGTGGCTCGCGCCCGGTGCGTCGGAAGCAGAAGTGCAAGCGGCCGTGCGCGAACTCGCATCGCGAACATTGCGCGACGGCGCAGTCGAGCTCGCCTCGGTCGGCCAGATCCGCGCGACCTCGCTGCGCATCTTCGATCGCAGCTTTGCCGTCACCTACTGGCTGCAGGCCGTGGCCATCGCCATCGGCCTGTTCGGCATTGCCGCCAGCTTCAGCGCGCAGGTGCTGGCGCGGCGCAAGGAGTTCGGCCTGCTCGCGCACCTGGGCTTCACGCGGCGGCAGGTGCTGGCCGTGGTGGCCGGCGAAGGCGCGGCCTGGACCGCCATCGGCGCGGTGGCCGGGCTGCTGCTCGGGCTGGCCGTGTCAGTGGTGCTGGTGAAGGTGGTGAACCCGCAGAGCTTCCACTGGAGCATGGACCTGCTGGTGCCCTGGGTGCGGCTGCTGGCGCTGTGCGCGGCCGTGGTGGCGGCCGGGACGTTCACGGCGTGGATGGCGGGGCGCGCCGCGGCAGGGCGCGATGTGGTGCTGGCGGTGAAAGAGGACTGGTAG
- a CDS encoding YciI family protein encodes MQYMLMFYQPAAEFEQRDDPSSQAYRASWVAYADAVRQSGVALGGHGLLPPMTGTTLRVRGDKRQVQDGPFADTKEQLGGYFVVDVPDLDAALEWAARAPCAASGGVEVRPVFTATAAAGTSQT; translated from the coding sequence ATGCAGTACATGTTGATGTTCTACCAACCCGCCGCCGAATTCGAACAACGTGACGACCCCTCTTCGCAGGCCTACCGCGCGAGTTGGGTCGCGTACGCCGACGCGGTGCGCCAGTCGGGCGTTGCGCTCGGCGGCCATGGCCTGTTGCCGCCCATGACCGGCACCACGCTGCGCGTGCGCGGCGACAAGCGCCAGGTGCAGGACGGCCCCTTCGCCGACACCAAGGAGCAGCTCGGCGGCTACTTCGTGGTCGACGTGCCCGACCTCGACGCCGCGCTCGAATGGGCCGCGCGCGCGCCCTGCGCCGCCAGCGGCGGGGTCGAAGTGCGGCCGGTCTTCACCGCCACCGCAGCGGCGGGTACGAGCCAGACGTGA